GGCAAATCAGATGCAAGCTTTAGGACTGGGTTTTGTATAACCTCAGAGGGCAGTTCAACAACCACCTAAGGGCCATGGACCGGCTAAGGGTGGTAATAGTGTGAGTCGAGGGTAGAGAGCATCGAGCAAAGGTGCTAGTCAGACTAAAATGAGGCAGCCTACATTAGTTTATGCTGCTCGACGCCGAGAGGACAGAGACACTCATGATGTTATCACgggtatatttttttatttttgatgtactttattctgctttgatagacataggttctacacattCCTATATAACTAGTTTTGTTTCTAAAAACCTGGGGATTTCTGTTGAGAGCACTTCTAATGAGATCACTGTACTGTATTCGTTGGGGCAGTCTGTTCGGGCTAGTAAACTTTATAAGGATGTTCCGTTAGAGGTGCAAGGGActatatttatggaaaatttgaTAGAGTTACCGTTTCGGGAGTTCGatttgattctgggtatggattggttggttgaGCACCGAGTCAGTTTAAATTGTGTGACTAAGAGAGTCGTTTTGAGGACTAAGGATGATAAGGAAGTGGTTGTGATCGGTGAACGTTGAGATTTTCTACCCAATGTAATCTTCGTTCTTATGGTTGAAAAATTGGTACGGAACGggtgtgaggcgtatttggcTTACATAAGTGTTTCTATTTTTGAGGACTTTTCTATCGGGGATATTAGAACAGTAAGGGATTTTTTGGATATTTTTCCATAGAAGTTATCGAGTTTGCCTTcaaatcgagaagttgagtttggtattgagcttctATCGGTTATAGCTCCGGTATCCATCACTCCAtaccgaatggcaccgaaggagcctacagagcttaaggctcaacttcaagagcttctAGATCGTGGTTTCATTCACCCTAGTATGTCTCCGTGGGGGGTATcagttctgtttgtgaagaaaaaggatggagccatgaggatgtgtattgattatcggcaacTAAATAAACTGactatgaagaacaagtatccactttcgaggatcgacgatttgtttgatcagttctgAGGGGcttttgtgttttcaaaaattgatctctgttctgggtatcatcagcttaGAGTTAAGGAAGCTGATGTTCATAAGATTACACTTAGGACTcattatgggcactacgagttcctagttatgccctttggtctGACGAATACTCCGACGGCATTTATCGATCTGATAAACTGAGTGTTTTAGCCATATCTGGATCAGTTTATCATGGTCTTCATCAACGATATTCTGGtttactctaagactgaggataagcatgatgaacatcttagagtagtgctaCAGATACTCCAAGAGAAACAACTCTACACGAAGttgagtaagtgtgagttttggttgcaaGAGGTGACTTTTCTAGGGCACGTGGTTTCTGTTGAAGGGATTCGAGTTGATTTGGTAAAGATTGAGGCGGTGcttgattggaaacagcctaagaatgtATCCAAAATCTGTAGTTTTCTAGGTCTTGCAAGATATTATTGGCGGTTTGTCGAGGGGTTCTCTCTGATTACAGCTCCTTTAACTAAGCTTCTGCTTAAGGGTGTTTCTTTTGTTTGGACCGATGCGCATCAatcgagcttcgagaagctcaagtctaTTTTGACTCAGGCTACTATTCTAATACATccagtgtgacagcccaaaattgaccctagccgggaagtggtttcgggaccgctaaaccgagtcaccgaaaggtttgaatgtgatgtttattgtctagaatatgtaatcatgaatgtgtaaaaatttcaagcttcgatttagtcgattgcatgtgaatttagtcaataggacttatatgagaaaattttaaaatgtgataggtcaatgcatgaggacctattagtgcatgtggaagaaaaaggggacttgcatgtcaaattccccctccctaatatgtagtggccggccatgctataggtggaaacatgtctccaacatgttatgctagtgatgcatgttaagaataataaaataataagcatggtgattaaataatgaaagaagggtgatggagaaaaaaaaaagtacatggtctcaccccccccttgttgccgtgaattgaagaaagaaaacaaaaaaaaaaaaaaagagttcattcttgaacatccttggccgaatagaggaaagaaaggaaggggaaaaaggcttgagaaaaatcggctatggtggtggttagactaaggtatgtttgatgttgtctttgagatgcatgcatgttttaaatagcccatgtttaaactttgaatcttgttgataacatgagcaatcggtcatgagaaagtgttcaaggaaaaggttgttgatgaaagaaattaatgtgttaagggattatatgaaacttattcatgtttatatatgttatatgcaacgaaaatggttgatgattttggaggtgattagcttgaatcggccacggtatatccataaacacgatctatgcttgttatgttactcatggttaaaacaattcggctaggacattcggccatggatggttgtatttctttgatgtcgtttttgatgccttagggcattgagagttgattatagatgaggtgagcttcttgatttaaaaatttgatggatgttaagctaattgggcaaccaaaggttcaatatttttgttatgaggtcatatgtgcattcggccatggtctttgcttgaatatgagaattgtaatgtgattttcctaaattgtctatgaatttggttgttgatttcatggtaatggtatattgaatccatgagaatttagtaaggttgcattcggcaacttacttgaaattaaaaatcgatgtctaagcttaggtgatttcgatgatgatatatgtgtgtatacataagtatatttagttgattcggctttggtagttgcatgagattattagccgaatatactaacatacatatacatgtgagattggattgtaaatatttagcaaggtggttaaactagttaaattattgatatagctcaaggagctaaaggaggtgaatcgagcaaaggcaaagaaaaggttatcgagtagccgagttggaaccgtcttacccaacacgaggtaagtcattaagcatgtagttggtattatttcaatggtcataatgttgtgtattgatgctgaatggaaagaataaatgtacatatatatatgcatgtacgtatgtgatgatgaaattgttgaatgaaataaatgaggtgagatgtaatgagttgttgatctcggcactaaatgtgcgggataaccatttatgaccatgagattggtgctaagtgcgcgggattaaattgtacagcactaagtgtgcgattctactttgttgcactaagtgtgcgaaatgaatatgatgcactaagtgtgcgaattgaccatgcggcactaagtgtgcgggtttgactatgtagcactaagtgtgcgatttgattacgtggcactaaatgtgcgagttgattatatagcactgagtgtgcgggctcaatatacattcgtgaatcattatggacactatgtgtgcgacactattgagctgatcgcggacagcggatcgggtaagtgtcttgaggacatggctaatatgtgctaagcgtatacttggtgttgagctcggtaagttgaacctatgtgacaactatacttgaagtcacgtacataaaaatttatcgtaggatgggtgaaaggccgttttgtggtttgattgtaacgaaaataaattgatttatgaaaatgcttcaatgtcctattgatgagtatatgaattgtgaaggcatgaattgatatgaaattgaatcggtaggttggtggaactatggtatggttcggtatggatggagtaaattgtctcattccattttattcctcttgtgataatgttattgatgtatagtagagcattgcttatgacttactgagttataaactcacccggtgtttcctggtcacccattataggttgcttggactcatcaatctttgcggggtcgggccgtcaacgaagtcatcacaccagatagctagttttggtactttcttcttagtgtgcttagaagatcattttggcatgtataagctagtacgttgtgtttgaattatggcatgtaaactttaagccatgcgaaaatggcacgaatgttcgattgagttggatcgagggtaggcatgaaatggacctagttactttcgtaacagatgctggcagcagcagtgtcatgagattgaaaaatcactaaaaatagtaggagtggaattaattgatgaataaattatgtaatcgaagctcgatgagtctgttttcatgaggaagtaacgaaaagatcatatgggcagtatattaagagataatcagattttagtgggacagggccagaacggtttctggattccctgctccaactttggaaattcattataaattaaccagagataattaggggtcgtaccatatatgtgcagattcctctctgagtctagtttccatagaaacaaacggcaacagtattgaagccccgtgcagggagatatcccagtcgtaatgggcaaaggtcagtgtagtcgacccctgcaacttggggaactttgactaataaactgtactaattggcccaaccaaaaattctagaaaaaaatacatagatgggcacatgagtctagtttctgggaaaaattacgaaactgattttcgagttacgaaactcaagatatgaattttaaaacgactagtacacagattgggcagtgtctggaaaataaattttgtaagagggtaaagccagtcaacacctcgtgttcgaccccgatgacggtttcgggtttggggtgttacattttattggtatcagagctatggtttagtcggttctaggacttccatagcacgtatgagtctagctatacatgccataatgttaatgtttaaaagggtgatgacttctgacggttgaaatgtttttgtcttgattagtaaatggatcccggtgaagaaagaaccctagcggatgacgttgagagcgtagcggctgctcctgcacaagggacgccgcctgttgaaccccagtcatctgcgaataatcaaggtgagggggctaaacaagccttctttaccatgatgaatgagtgggtcgcgcaatatgcccgagccaacccggctgtccaacaattcccaaatttgaataacccaccccaagagcctgtaaggccgtcagtcgctgatcctgtgaggctgagtaagctacctgtagacttgattaggaagcgtggggccgaggagttcaaggccatagtaactgatgatgccgaaagggccgagttctggcttgataacaccattcgggtgttcgatgaattgtcatgcacacccgatgaatgtctaaaatgtgctgtatctttgttgcgagactcagcctactattggtggaggacattgatttccatagtcccgaacgagcgagtaacttgggacttctttcaaacggaatttcggaagaaatttattagccaacggttcattgaccagaagcgtaaggagttcttggaactcaagcaaggccgtatgactgtatctgaatacgaacatgaattcgtaagacttagtaggtatgcccgggagtgcgtagctgatgaggttgctatgtgcaaaagatttgaggaaggattgaacgaagatttaaagctactaatgggtattctggaaataaaggaattcgtaacactagtcgaacgagcctgcaaggcggaggaacttggaaaggagaagaggaaggctgaatttgaagctagagattatcgtaaaagatcgacgggtaaagctccgttctcagctgtgaagaagttcagggaggacactagtaagtcgagggcgactacgggaatttccatcagggcaagaccatcgatgggctcccgagctacttcggtagctagtgtgggcaataatcggcacgagaaacctgaatgtccccaatgtggaagacgacacctaggtgaatgttggggcaagtctactaacagggcctgttacggatgcggttcgaaggaccacttcattagagattgcacggagctggatgagaagaataagattcaaggtgcaagacctagtggagtgacatctagaggtagaccaccgagaatttttggaggcaggggtggtagtcagaggggggcttctgatacggccgatcgcgccgagaaccgtgctcctgctagagcatatgccattcgcgcacgagaggaggcatcctcccccgacgtcatcactggtaccttcactctctttgatactaatgtgattgcattgattgaccctggttctactcattcatatgtatgcgaaaccttagcaaccagtaagactctacctgttgagtctactgagctcgtaattcgagtatcaaaccctttgggtcaatgcgtacttgttgataaagtgtgtaagagatgccctctattaatccgagaatcctgttttccggctgatttgatgcttttgccgttcgacgagtttgatgttattcttggtttggattggttaaccgcgcatgatgcggttgtgaattgcaaaagcaagactatcgatttgaggtgcgcaaataacgaaataatccgagttgagtctgcggacttaagggggttgccagctgtaatatcagcaatgttggcccagaaatatgtaaggaaagggtgcgaagcatacctcgcgtatgtacttgatgacaaggagttagaaaagaaacccgaatcggtgccggtggtttgtgaatacccggatgtttttcctgaagagttaccgggtttgccacctgttcgggaagtagagtttggaattgagcttgtacctggaactacgccaatttcgatcgctccgtatcgtatggcactaactgagttaaaagagttgaaagctcagttgcaagaattgacggatagaggtttcgctcgaccgagtttctcgccttggggtgcaccagtattgttcgtgaaaaagaaggacggaaccctgaggttgtgcattgactatcgtcaactgaataaagtgacgataaagaataagtatccgttaccgcgtatagatgatctgttcgatcaattaaagggagcatcggtgttttcaaagatagatttgagatcgggttattatcagttacggattcgagattcggacgtacccaaaactgctttcagaacgaggtacggtcactatgagttcttagtgatgccgtttgggctcactaatgcccctgcggtgtttatggatttgatgaatcggatctttaggccgtacttggatcggttcgtagttgtgtttattgatgacatcttggtctattcaagagatgaggccgaacatgctgagcatctgaggctagtgatgcaaattttgcgggataagcagttatatgctaagttcagtaagtgtgagttctggctaagagaggttagcttcttgggtcatgtggtatccgcatcgggtattcgggttgacccgagcaaaatttcagccatacttaactggaagcctccgagaaacgttaccgaagtccggagctttctagggctcgccggttattaccgacgatttgtcaaaggtttctcgatgatagccacaccaatgacgaagctacttcagaaggatgttaagttcgaatggacggagaaatgtcagaaaagcttcgatcaactgaaaactcatctgactaaagctccaattttggtgcaacccgaatcgggtaaagagtttgtcgtttatagtgacgcatccctactcgggttgggttgtgtattgatgcaagaaggtcgagttgtggcctatgcgtcgagacaattgaagccacacgagagaaattatccgacccatgatctcgaactagccgccattgtgtttgcattgaaaatatggcgacattatttgtttggtgagaagtgccatgtgttttcggatcacaaaagtctcaaatatttgatgactcaacgggacttgaatctgcgacaaagacgttggcttgaattgttgaaggattatgagcttgtcattgattaccacccgggaaaggctaatgtggttgcggacgccttaagccggaaatcactgtttgctttgcgagcgatgaatgtacacttgtctgttctacctgacaatgtgttagtagctgaattaaaagccaaaccattattgactcatcaaattcatgaagctcagaaagtcgatgatgaattagttgcaaaacgagctgagtgtgttccaaacaaggaatcggagtttcagattgatgatgatggttgtttgaggtttagaagtcgtttgtgcgttccaaggaattcggaactcattccgatgatcctgaacgaagcccattgtagccgaatgtcaattcacccggggagcacgaaaatgtacaacgacttgaaacgtcgattttggtggcatggtatgaagcgagacatctccgactttgtttcgagatgtttaatatgtcagcaagtgaaagcggaacatcaagtgccttcagggttacttcagccgatcatgatacccgagtggaaatgggaccgagtcacaatggactttgtgtccggactgccattgtccgcaagtaagaaggatgcgatttgggttgttgttgataggctgactaagtcggctcactttatccccgtgcgtacggatttctcattggataaactagccgagttgtatgtttctcagattgtgagattacatggagtacctatttctatcgtgtcggatagagatccgagattcacctcgcgattttggaagaaattgcaagaagctttgggtacccagctgcattttagcaccgcttttcatccccaaaccgatggtcaatccgagcggataattcagatactcgaggatatgctgagatgctgcatccttgagtttagtggttcatgggaacggtatgtacctttgattgaattcgcttacaacaatagttttcaatcaagtattaagatggcaccttacgaggctttgtacggtcgtaaatgccgtacaccattgttttggaccgagcttggtgaaagtaaaattttcggagttgatttgattaaagatgctgaacagaaagtaaaagtaatccgtgaaagtttgaaggcagccacagatcgtcagaaatcgtatgcggatctgaaacggaaggacattgaatatcaggtgggagataaagtgttccttaaagtttcgccttggaaaaaggtacttaggtttggccgtaagggcaagttgagcccgagattcattgggccgtacgaaatctccgaacgagtggggccagttgcgtatagattgattttgccccctgagcttgaaaagattcacgatgtctttcatgtttcgatgcttcgacgctatcgatctgatccgtcgcatataattagcccatcagaggttgaaattcaagccgatatgagttatgaagaagaaccgatacgtatcctagctcgtgaggtgaaagagttgcgaaacaaaagggttccgttggttaaggtgttgtggctcaaacacgggatcgaggaagcaacctgggaacccgagagctcgatgaaggaacgatatccaaacctatttactggtaagattttcgaggacgaaaatttcttaagtgagggagagttgtgacagcccaaaattgaccctagccgggaagtggtttcgggaccgctaaaccgagtcaccgaaaggtttgaatgtgatgtttattgtctagaatatgtaatcatgaatgtgtaaaaatttcaagcttcgatttagtcgattgcatgtgaatttagtcaataggacttatatgagaaaattttaaaatgtgataggtcaatgcatgaggacctattagtgcatgt
The Gossypium hirsutum isolate 1008001.06 chromosome A07, Gossypium_hirsutum_v2.1, whole genome shotgun sequence genome window above contains:
- the LOC121203739 gene encoding uncharacterized mitochondrial protein AtMg00860-like; the encoded protein is MVFINDILVYSKTEDKHDEHLRVVLQILQEKQLYTKLSKCEFWLQEVTFLGHVVSVEGIRVDLVKIEAVLDWKQPKNVSKICSFLGLARYYWRFVEGFSLITAPLTKLLLKGVSFVWTDAHQSSFEKLKSILTQATILIHPV